One Anaerohalosphaeraceae bacterium DNA window includes the following coding sequences:
- the umuD gene encoding translesion error-prone DNA polymerase V autoproteolytic subunit, whose amino-acid sequence MAVIKSIHRIRRSKRAFPVFTARIRAGFPSPAADYEENKLDLNQYLIKNPPATFFVRVSGDSMEGAGIHDGDLLVVDRSLEPRSGSVVIAVINGELTVKRLRIRRGKPVLEPENSKYPVQEIKKETEFEVWGVVTNVIHPL is encoded by the coding sequence ATGGCCGTGATAAAATCCATTCACCGTATCAGGCGAAGCAAACGGGCTTTCCCGGTTTTTACCGCCCGGATTCGGGCTGGTTTTCCCTCACCGGCGGCGGACTATGAAGAAAACAAACTGGACCTGAATCAGTACCTTATTAAAAATCCCCCGGCCACTTTTTTCGTACGGGTTTCGGGCGACTCGATGGAAGGGGCCGGCATCCATGACGGTGATCTTTTGGTGGTGGACCGCTCCCTCGAGCCCCGCTCCGGCAGCGTTGTCATCGCTGTCATCAATGGAGAACTGACGGTTAAGCGGCTTCGAATCAGACGCGGCAAGCCCGTGCTCGAACCGGAAAACAGCAAATACCCTGTCCAGGAAATTAAGAAAGAAACGGAGTTTGAGGTATGGGGTGTGGTAACCAACGTCATTCATCCGTTATAG
- a CDS encoding Y-family DNA polymerase, with amino-acid sequence MGCGNQRHSSVIGPLFALVDCNNFYVSCERVFNPKLHRRPVVVLSNNDGCVVARSEEAKALGIPMGIPYFRVRELLEDHQAAVLSSNYTLYADMSNRVMQTLATFTPSFEIYSIDEAFLSLQGLSGDPLTIGRRIRRTVLQWTGIPVSVGIAPTKTLAKIANHWAKNHPDLEGVFDISRTECLPSILEQIDIEKVWGIGRRLSEKLRPLGIRTAWHLAQANAGWIQKRFSVSAARTVLELRGQVCFRLEESPEVNQNIMVSRSFGQPVRTIEHLQEAVSTYLSRAAEKLRQQKLCAQILTVFARNSPFGSAPFCCPSASFIFETATQSTLEMMKAAQTLLPRVYRPNIAFHKAGVLLSGLVPADKVQPNLFDNVSVRRRDNRLMQVLDRLNAARKQVFFASEGIRQPWRTSFRCKSPAFTTRWSDLPIVS; translated from the coding sequence ATGGGGTGTGGTAACCAACGTCATTCATCCGTTATAGGTCCGCTCTTTGCGCTGGTGGACTGCAACAACTTTTATGTCTCCTGCGAGAGGGTCTTTAATCCGAAACTGCACCGCAGGCCGGTTGTGGTGCTGTCCAACAACGACGGCTGCGTCGTAGCCCGCAGCGAGGAAGCCAAAGCCCTCGGCATCCCGATGGGAATCCCCTACTTCCGCGTCCGGGAGCTTCTCGAAGACCATCAGGCCGCCGTCCTTTCATCCAATTATACCCTTTATGCCGATATGTCGAACCGCGTGATGCAGACGCTGGCGACGTTTACCCCTTCTTTCGAGATTTATTCGATTGACGAGGCCTTTTTGTCCCTTCAGGGGCTTTCCGGCGACCCGCTGACCATCGGCCGCCGCATCCGCCGCACCGTCCTTCAGTGGACGGGCATTCCTGTTTCCGTCGGAATCGCCCCCACCAAAACCCTGGCCAAAATCGCCAATCACTGGGCCAAAAATCATCCAGACCTCGAAGGCGTTTTCGATATAAGCCGAACGGAATGCCTTCCATCTATTCTGGAGCAAATCGATATAGAAAAGGTCTGGGGCATCGGACGCCGCCTTTCCGAAAAACTCCGGCCTCTGGGCATCCGAACTGCTTGGCATTTAGCACAGGCAAATGCCGGCTGGATTCAGAAACGTTTTTCCGTCAGTGCAGCCCGAACGGTTCTGGAACTGAGAGGCCAGGTGTGTTTCCGGCTGGAAGAATCGCCCGAAGTCAATCAAAATATTATGGTCTCGCGGAGTTTCGGTCAGCCCGTCCGGACGATTGAACATCTGCAGGAAGCGGTCAGCACCTACCTGTCGCGGGCGGCGGAAAAACTGCGGCAGCAGAAACTATGTGCTCAAATCCTGACCGTTTTTGCCCGAAACAGCCCTTTTGGCAGTGCCCCTTTCTGCTGTCCTTCGGCATCCTTTATCTTCGAAACCGCTACGCAGAGCACCCTCGAAATGATGAAAGCCGCTCAAACCCTCCTTCCCCGGGTGTACCGTCCGAATATTGCATTTCACAAAGCCGGCGTTTTGCTGAGCGGATTGGTGCCGGCCGACAAAGTCCAACCCAACCTGTTCGACAATGTGTCTGTCCGCCGACGGGACAATCGGCTGATGCAGGTTCTTGACCGCCTCAATGCCGCCCGAAAACAGGTCTTCTTTGCCTCTGAAGGAATTCGGCAACCCTGGCGAACCAGCTTCCGGTGTAAATCCCCCGCGTTCACAACCCGATGGAGCGACCTGCCCATTGTTTCATAA